In Castanea sativa cultivar Marrone di Chiusa Pesio chromosome 6, ASM4071231v1, a single window of DNA contains:
- the LOC142639526 gene encoding G-type lectin S-receptor-like serine/threonine-protein kinase At4g27290 — protein sequence MDSIGERKKEDVEVPLFDFTTIVTATNKFSQANVIGAGGFGPVYKGHLCNGQDIAVKRLSKDSRQGLKQFKNEVVLIAKLQHRNLVSHLGYCIQGDERMLISRTFGGDESEVKTDRVVGTYGYISPEYAVDVTFSLKSDVFSLGVLMLEIKFPEDRPAMSCVLSMLTNAEAILPEPKQPGFFIERSSSNAGATSRNEESSIENAVTITMPEAR from the exons ATGGATTCAATaggtgaaagaaagaaagaagatgtAGAGGTACctttatttgattttacaaCGATTGTTACTGCAACAAACAAATTCTCTCAAGCAAATGTGATTGGAGCTGGTGGATTTGGTCCTGTGTATAAG GGACATCTATGTAATGGGCAAGATATTGCTGTGAAGAGGCTGTCAAAGGATTCAAGACAAGGTCTTAAACAGTTCAAGAATGAAGTTGTTCTCATTGCCAAACTTCAACATAGGAATCTTGTCAGCCATTTAGGCTACTGCATTCAAGGAGATGAAAGGATGTTAATCT CAAGAACTTTTGGAGGGGATGAAAGTGAAGTGAAGACAGATAGAGTTGTTGGAACATA CGGCTACATATCTCCTGAATATGCAGTTGATGTTACATTTTCATTGAAATCCGATGTGTTTAGCTTGGGTGTGCTTATGTTAGAGATA AAGTTCCCTGAAGACAGGCCGGCAATGTCTTGTGTGCTTTCTATGTTAACGAATGCGGAAGCGATTCTACCTGAGCCAAAGCAGCCTGGTTTCTTCATAGAAAGAAGTTCCAGCAATGCAGGTGCAACATCAAGAAATGAAGAATCCAGCATAGAAAATGCAGTGACTATAACTATGCCGGAAGCTAGATAG